The following proteins are encoded in a genomic region of Lachnospiraceae bacterium KM106-2:
- a CDS encoding flagellar biosynthesis protein FliP, whose product MKRNKTKIKKIAIILMSFVLVVGILTFISSTTVQASENAQMASTEVPKNFDLNISSNAGSASLSSTLQILLVLTVISLAPSILIMLTSFTRIIIVLHFTRSALGTQSTPPNQILIGLAIFLTFFIMSPVFVKINTNAVQPLSKGKITQEKAIEKGLEPLRDFMFKQTNRKDLKLFLNIADVKSKDIKDTNDIPTTVLIPAFVISELRTAFIIGFLIYIPFIIIDMVVASTLMSMGMMMLPPTTISMPFKILLFIMADGWNLIIGQVVKTFY is encoded by the coding sequence ATGAAGAGAAACAAGACAAAAATTAAAAAAATTGCTATCATTTTAATGAGTTTTGTACTAGTTGTTGGAATACTAACCTTTATTTCTAGTACGACAGTTCAAGCGAGTGAAAACGCGCAAATGGCTAGTACCGAAGTACCAAAGAATTTTGACTTAAATATTTCTTCCAATGCAGGAAGTGCAAGCTTATCAAGTACCTTACAGATTTTATTAGTACTGACAGTGATTTCGCTGGCACCATCCATCTTGATCATGCTGACAAGTTTTACACGTATTATCATTGTCTTACATTTTACAAGATCAGCACTTGGAACGCAAAGCACTCCGCCAAACCAGATTTTGATTGGTCTGGCAATATTTTTGACATTTTTTATTATGTCACCAGTATTTGTGAAGATCAATACCAATGCAGTTCAGCCTTTGTCAAAGGGTAAGATAACCCAGGAAAAGGCGATTGAAAAGGGGTTAGAACCTCTTCGAGATTTTATGTTTAAGCAGACAAATCGTAAAGATTTGAAACTGTTTTTAAATATTGCGGATGTGAAAAGTAAGGATATCAAAGATACCAATGATATTCCGACAACAGTATTAATACCTGCATTCGTAATTAGTGAATTAAGAACAGCATTCATTATTGGATTCTTGATTTACATTCCATTTATCATCATTGATATGGTAGTAGCCTCTACCCTTATGTCAATGGGTATGATGATGTTACCGCCAACAACGATTTCGATGCCATTTAAGATTTTACTCTTTATTATGGCTGATGGCTGGAATCTCATTATCGGACAGGTCGTTAAGACTTTTTACTGA
- a CDS encoding flagellar biosynthesis protein FlhB codes for MEINQKLLYMNLQFFADSAADKTEEPTTKKLNDAREEGQVAKSTELITGVSLMSLFVIAKIFIGMIGNHLLESYSKYYGVISSYAQGDFDKNVVHALISDALFDVVIIGLPIFVISYVTTFLIVLVQVKWKISLKPMKMDLKKFNPISGFKRIVSKDKIVDLIKAVIKILVIFGLVYIEFQTEWEFIKGLYDIELKVAIVLIGNMVINLGLKISALYLLIGFADLFYQKWKFKKDNRMSKQEVKDEYKNSEGDPQVKGQIKSKMREASQRRMMQSVPEADVIITNPTHFAVALKYDRESQGAPVVIAKGADLVAQRIKDKARESHIEIVENKPLARMLYFNVEIGDEIPGELYQMVAEVLAYVYSLKSN; via the coding sequence ATGGAAATAAATCAGAAGTTACTGTATATGAATCTTCAGTTCTTTGCTGATAGTGCTGCAGACAAGACAGAAGAACCAACGACGAAAAAGTTAAATGATGCCCGTGAAGAAGGCCAGGTTGCCAAGAGTACGGAGCTGATAACAGGTGTTTCTTTAATGTCGTTGTTCGTGATCGCAAAGATCTTCATTGGCATGATAGGCAATCATCTCTTGGAGAGCTATAGTAAATATTATGGAGTTATCAGTAGTTATGCACAAGGTGACTTCGATAAAAATGTTGTGCATGCGCTTATATCAGATGCTTTGTTTGATGTTGTGATCATCGGGCTTCCGATCTTTGTTATTTCGTATGTTACAACTTTTTTAATTGTTTTAGTACAGGTAAAATGGAAAATTTCGTTGAAACCGATGAAAATGGATTTGAAGAAATTTAATCCGATCAGTGGATTTAAACGAATCGTATCCAAAGATAAGATCGTCGATCTGATCAAAGCAGTGATCAAGATTTTAGTTATTTTTGGACTTGTTTATATAGAATTCCAGACAGAATGGGAATTCATTAAAGGACTATATGATATTGAATTAAAAGTTGCCATTGTATTGATTGGCAATATGGTTATTAATTTAGGTTTGAAAATTAGTGCATTATATTTGTTAATCGGCTTTGCAGATTTATTTTATCAGAAATGGAAATTTAAAAAGGACAATCGAATGTCCAAACAAGAAGTTAAGGATGAGTATAAGAACTCCGAGGGTGATCCGCAGGTGAAAGGCCAGATTAAGAGCAAGATGCGTGAGGCTTCTCAGCGAAGAATGATGCAGAGTGTTCCAGAAGCGGATGTTATTATTACGAACCCAACCCATTTTGCTGTTGCACTGAAATATGACAGGGAGAGTCAGGGTGCACCAGTAGTAATTGCAAAAGGTGCAGATTTAGTTGCACAAAGGATAAAAGATAAGGCTAGGGAGAGCCACATTGAAATTGTGGAGAATAAGCCTTTAGCGAGAATGTTATATTTTAATGTTGAAATCGGCGATGAGATACCTGGAGAGTTATATCAGATGGTTGCAGAAGTACTCGCTTATGTATATTCATTAAAATCAAATTAG
- a CDS encoding flagellar biosynthesis protein FliR: MSFTIDNVEFYLLVLVRMSGFIFSAPIFSLGNIPRKYKVGISVIFTIIVCSVIPYEKLSYSGTIGFAGLVTKELLVGVIIGYMANICSHILTFSGNIIDMEIGFSMMQELNPLTKVQTTITGRLYSTFVTLIMLTTYFHHYLIKAIVSTYTLIPLGKVSYKGNLYTLMTKFIVDFFVIGFRIVLPVFACILIVNIVLGILARVAPQMNMFVIGMQLKVFVGLIVIFVVINMLPTVSMMIMNEMRELMKLSISIFKT; this comes from the coding sequence ATGAGTTTTACGATTGATAATGTAGAATTTTATTTACTGGTTTTAGTGCGTATGAGTGGTTTTATTTTCAGTGCGCCAATCTTTAGTCTTGGAAATATTCCAAGAAAGTATAAGGTTGGAATCAGTGTGATTTTTACGATTATTGTCTGCTCTGTCATACCTTATGAGAAACTATCATATTCAGGTACGATCGGCTTTGCCGGGCTAGTAACGAAAGAACTGCTAGTCGGAGTGATCATTGGATATATGGCAAATATATGTTCACATATATTAACCTTTTCAGGTAACATCATCGATATGGAAATCGGATTTTCCATGATGCAGGAACTGAATCCATTAACAAAGGTACAGACAACCATTACGGGGCGATTATATTCAACCTTTGTGACATTAATCATGCTAACTACTTATTTTCATCATTATTTAATAAAGGCAATTGTTTCAACTTATACGTTGATTCCACTTGGAAAAGTATCTTATAAAGGTAATCTATATACACTTATGACGAAATTTATCGTGGATTTCTTTGTAATTGGATTTCGAATTGTTTTACCGGTGTTTGCTTGCATTTTGATCGTGAATATCGTACTTGGTATTCTGGCGAGAGTAGCTCCACAGATGAATATGTTTGTAATCGGTATGCAGTTAAAAGTCTTTGTTGGACTGATCGTTATTTTTGTTGTGATCAATATGTTGCCTACAGTATCTATGATGATTATGAATGAGATGAGAGAACTGATGAAGCTCTCGATCAGTATTTTCAAGACATAA
- a CDS encoding chemotaxis regulator - transmits chemoreceptor signals to flagelllar motor components CheY, translating to MAKNILICDDAAFMRMMIKDILTKNGYNVVAEAENGAKAVDKYAETKPDLVMLDITMPEMDGIEALKKIKANDPSANVIMCSAMGQQAMVIESIQAGAKDFIVKPFQADRVLEAVKKAIG from the coding sequence ATGGCGAAGAATATACTTATTTGCGATGACGCAGCATTTATGAGAATGATGATTAAGGACATTTTAACAAAGAATGGTTATAATGTTGTAGCTGAAGCTGAAAACGGAGCGAAAGCAGTAGATAAATATGCAGAAACTAAACCAGATTTAGTTATGCTTGATATTACAATGCCTGAAATGGATGGTATTGAAGCGTTAAAGAAAATTAAAGCAAATGATCCAAGTGCTAACGTTATTATGTGTTCAGCTATGGGACAGCAAGCAATGGTTATTGAATCTATTCAAGCCGGTGCAAAAGACTTCATCGTAAAACCTTTCCAAGCTGATCGTGTTTTAGAGGCAGTTAAAAAAGCAATTGGCTAA
- a CDS encoding flagellar biosynthesis protein FliQ, with protein MTQDAVIEIATNTVWIILKTSAPLLIISLVVGLIISIFQTVTSIQEQTLTFVPKLVAILIMIVIFGEWMMNNIVEFFVQLVTNMSSYIR; from the coding sequence ATGACACAAGATGCTGTTATAGAAATAGCAACGAATACCGTTTGGATCATATTAAAGACCTCTGCGCCTTTGCTCATTATATCATTGGTAGTAGGTCTTATTATTAGTATTTTCCAAACAGTAACTTCGATTCAGGAACAGACACTTACCTTTGTTCCTAAATTAGTTGCGATACTTATTATGATCGTTATATTTGGCGAATGGATGATGAATAACATTGTTGAATTTTTCGTTCAGCTTGTTACGAATATGAGTTCCTATATACGCTGA